The following are from one region of the Amylibacter sp. IMCC11727 genome:
- a CDS encoding sodium:proton antiporter — protein MNELQIASLLIVLAGVFGAINYLFFKLPSAIGILVVALLASLAVMLGDAFFPALGMRGTIKVFVEDLEFSTALLEGMLGLLLFAGALHVKLGDLRQQAWVVMLMATIGVGLSTAIVGFTFTFALGMPLLIALVFGALISPTDPVAVLGVLREANLRKSLETKIAGESLFNDGVAYVVFLVLVGLAFPAANVASHGGGGSEATFASVAGLFAQEALGGAALGGILGYLTFAVMRRIDDYPLEVLLSLGLAFGGYQLAVYLHLSGPIMAVVAGLFIGDVGVKYGMSKETRKYLDAFWSLIDEILNALLFLLIGVEVFAVAFNIEALWGGLLAIVVALIARFAAVVVPIMILKPFKSEPKDVIPIMTWGGLKGGISVALVLTLPDNEWKPIMLTMTYIVVLFSIIVQGLTIAPLARRLGREPDLL, from the coding sequence ATGAACGAACTCCAAATCGCGTCCCTTCTTATTGTCCTTGCGGGCGTATTCGGAGCCATCAATTACCTGTTCTTCAAACTGCCCTCTGCCATCGGCATTCTGGTCGTCGCGCTGCTGGCTTCCCTTGCCGTCATGCTCGGCGATGCGTTTTTCCCTGCCCTTGGCATGCGCGGCACCATCAAAGTGTTTGTCGAAGACCTCGAATTCTCCACCGCTTTGCTCGAAGGCATGCTCGGCCTGCTGCTTTTTGCGGGGGCATTGCACGTAAAACTCGGCGATTTGCGCCAACAGGCATGGGTGGTGATGCTCATGGCCACCATCGGCGTTGGCCTCTCCACTGCCATTGTCGGCTTTACCTTCACCTTCGCGCTGGGCATGCCATTGCTGATCGCACTGGTGTTTGGCGCACTGATTTCCCCAACCGATCCCGTGGCTGTTCTGGGTGTCTTGCGCGAAGCAAACTTACGCAAATCCCTTGAAACCAAAATCGCAGGCGAAAGCCTGTTTAATGATGGTGTTGCATACGTCGTCTTCCTCGTCCTCGTCGGCCTCGCCTTTCCTGCGGCCAACGTAGCGTCCCATGGCGGCGGCGGGTCCGAAGCAACATTTGCCTCCGTCGCTGGCCTTTTTGCCCAAGAAGCATTGGGCGGCGCGGCCCTTGGCGGTATTCTTGGCTACCTCACATTCGCCGTGATGCGCCGCATTGATGATTACCCACTCGAAGTGCTGCTCTCCCTCGGCCTCGCCTTTGGCGGCTACCAACTCGCCGTGTACCTGCACCTGTCAGGCCCGATCATGGCCGTGGTGGCTGGGCTGTTCATCGGCGATGTGGGCGTGAAATACGGCATGTCCAAAGAAACCCGTAAATACCTCGATGCGTTCTGGTCCTTGATAGACGAAATCCTCAACGCGCTGTTGTTCCTGCTGATCGGCGTCGAAGTCTTCGCCGTTGCCTTCAACATCGAAGCCCTCTGGGGCGGCTTGCTCGCCATCGTCGTCGCCCTCATCGCCCGCTTTGCCGCCGTGGTGGTGCCGATCATGATCCTCAAACCATTCAAATCCGAACCCAAAGACGTGATCCCGATCATGACCTGGGGCGGCCTAAAAGGCGGCATCTCCGTCGCCCTCGTCCTCACCCTGCCCGACAATGAATGGAAACCCATCATGCTAACGATGACCTACATCGTGGTCCTGTTCAGCATCATCGTCCAAGGCCTAACGATCGCGCCACTGGCACGGCGATTGGGGCGGGAGCCTGATTTGTTATAA
- a CDS encoding class I SAM-dependent methyltransferase, producing MSQILKALEKHQFHMQDIWVSGANFAYRSIEPTLDALPQGARVLEVGCGGGILMAMLSERRPDLHFTGIEPFGDGFSGLAELTDFLRTRGMTIHKTGYENFNPDAPYDFIYLVNVFEHLPDWRHFLHTVQNWLAPMGTCIILCPNYDFPFEPHFNRPTFGGKAKMAKRFADRIAFVEEKYKMPGLWDSLNFVKLSAVKAEIPNTNLRLTIDPDITDRIIERLNWDQTFRDNMAFVGGIGKALKALGITRLLRTKRLEHMHPYMFLTLQRSNP from the coding sequence ATGAGCCAAATTCTCAAGGCGCTGGAAAAACACCAGTTCCATATGCAAGATATTTGGGTGTCTGGCGCAAACTTCGCCTATCGCTCCATCGAACCAACGCTCGATGCCCTCCCCCAAGGTGCGCGCGTGCTAGAGGTCGGCTGCGGCGGCGGTATCCTCATGGCCATGCTCTCAGAACGCCGTCCCGATTTGCACTTCACTGGGATCGAACCCTTTGGCGACGGCTTTTCGGGCTTGGCCGAACTGACAGATTTCTTGCGCACCCGTGGAATGACCATCCACAAAACAGGGTACGAGAATTTCAACCCCGATGCGCCTTATGATTTCATCTATCTGGTCAATGTATTCGAACACCTGCCCGATTGGCGGCACTTTCTGCACACCGTGCAAAACTGGCTGGCTCCAATGGGCACTTGTATCATCCTGTGTCCAAACTACGACTTTCCCTTTGAACCGCATTTCAACCGCCCCACCTTTGGCGGCAAAGCGAAAATGGCAAAACGCTTTGCGGACCGCATCGCATTTGTCGAAGAAAAATACAAAATGCCTGGCCTCTGGGACAGCCTCAACTTTGTGAAACTCTCCGCCGTAAAAGCGGAAATCCCCAACACCAACCTGCGCCTAACCATCGATCCCGATATCACGGATCGCATCATCGAGCGGCTGAATTGGGATCAGACCTTTCGCGACAACATGGCCTTTGTGGGGGGCATTGGCAAAGCACTCAAGGCGCTGGGCATCACGCGTCTGCTGCGCACCAAACGTTTGGAACATATGCACCCATACATGTTTCTGACGCTGCAACGCAGCAATCCCTAA
- a CDS encoding fatty acid desaturase, whose product MKADNRVAFGHFAVSLGAFFGLWGLGIAFYDVLVVRLAVMTLLAGVIIRIYITQHDCGHYMHFSTKRMNMVIGTLLSAITLNSFKAMIYNHNRHHATVGDLAHRDAHEVMTWTLSEYEAASPMKQLGYRAFRHPFVLFGIGALLVFFVRYRFPKNGIRCGVGDVILQNALMFGLWAAAYAVFGWPGVVVLVGSTAIAACFGVLIVYLGHNYEFTYWKADEEYDFQQASLQGSSVLDLGPVMNFVLFDAGFHDLHHLNARIPCYKLRACYAELTNDLTPNRITWDKVVQCMGMKLWDEKQGKMVGFPPSRQNPAIAPAE is encoded by the coding sequence ATGAAAGCCGACAATCGCGTGGCGTTTGGGCATTTTGCGGTGTCGCTGGGTGCGTTCTTTGGGCTGTGGGGGCTGGGCATCGCGTTTTATGATGTGTTGGTTGTGCGGTTGGCGGTGATGACGCTTTTGGCGGGTGTGATCATTCGCATTTACATCACGCAGCATGATTGCGGCCATTACATGCACTTTTCGACCAAACGGATGAACATGGTGATCGGCACTTTGCTGAGTGCGATCACACTGAATTCGTTCAAGGCGATGATATACAATCACAATCGCCATCATGCGACGGTAGGGGATTTGGCCCATCGTGATGCACATGAGGTGATGACATGGACGTTGTCCGAATATGAAGCGGCCTCGCCGATGAAGCAGTTGGGGTATCGGGCGTTTCGTCACCCGTTTGTGCTGTTCGGCATTGGCGCACTGTTGGTATTTTTCGTGCGCTATCGGTTTCCAAAGAACGGTATTCGCTGTGGCGTTGGGGATGTAATCTTGCAAAACGCATTGATGTTCGGGCTGTGGGCTGCTGCCTATGCGGTGTTTGGCTGGCCTGGTGTTGTCGTGCTTGTTGGGTCCACGGCGATTGCTGCGTGTTTTGGGGTTTTGATCGTGTATCTGGGCCACAATTACGAGTTCACCTATTGGAAAGCGGATGAGGAGTACGATTTCCAACAGGCATCTTTGCAGGGATCAAGTGTTCTGGATTTGGGACCTGTGATGAATTTTGTCCTGTTTGATGCTGGCTTCCATGATCTTCATCATCTGAACGCGCGTATTCCCTGCTATAAACTGCGCGCATGTTATGCGGAATTGACGAACGATCTGACGCCCAATCGGATCACCTGGGACAAAGTGGTGCAGTGTATGGGCATGAAGTTGTGGGATGAAAAACAAGGCAAGATGGTTGGGTTTCCGCCGTCACGTCAGAACCCCGCGATTGCCCCTGCGGAGTGA
- a CDS encoding DMT family transporter: MDRKDRIDALGGVLLVSISFLLGLNQVLVKLVGEGMHPAMQAGVRSAFAIVPVLALAVILRRRLSITDGSLPWGILTGVLFAVEFLLMFLALDYTTVARVSVLFYTMPVWMTIAAHFLIPSERLTPVRTLGLSVAMVGVVVAMYGRGEGENLLLGDIFCIAAAMIWAAIGLVARLTPMNKSVPEMQLLYQLVVSAIVLLPVSYLIGDQVRDLRIEHWGILVFQAVVVVGFGFLTWFWVLSKYPASDMASFGFLAPVFGVLLGWLMLGEDLSVWIIAALILVSIGIVLINRKPKESAAS; the protein is encoded by the coding sequence ATGGACCGCAAAGACAGAATTGACGCGCTGGGCGGTGTGCTGCTCGTTTCTATTTCATTCTTGTTGGGGCTGAACCAAGTTTTGGTGAAACTGGTTGGCGAAGGCATGCACCCTGCCATGCAAGCGGGTGTGCGATCTGCCTTTGCGATTGTACCTGTGCTGGCTTTGGCGGTGATATTGCGGCGGCGGTTGTCGATCACGGATGGCAGCCTGCCGTGGGGGATTCTGACAGGTGTGCTGTTTGCAGTGGAATTTCTGCTGATGTTTCTGGCGTTGGATTACACAACGGTCGCGCGGGTGTCGGTGCTGTTTTACACAATGCCCGTTTGGATGACGATTGCGGCGCATTTCCTGATCCCATCGGAACGTTTGACCCCTGTGCGAACATTGGGGTTGAGCGTGGCGATGGTTGGGGTTGTGGTGGCGATGTATGGGCGCGGCGAGGGGGAGAACCTGTTGCTGGGCGACATATTCTGCATCGCGGCGGCGATGATCTGGGCGGCTATTGGGTTGGTGGCGCGGTTGACCCCGATGAACAAATCCGTCCCAGAGATGCAGTTGCTGTATCAGTTGGTAGTGTCGGCGATTGTGCTGTTGCCCGTGTCCTATTTGATCGGAGATCAGGTGCGTGATTTGCGTATCGAACACTGGGGTATTTTGGTATTTCAAGCCGTCGTAGTGGTGGGCTTTGGCTTTCTGACGTGGTTTTGGGTTTTGTCGAAATACCCAGCCAGCGATATGGCGAGTTTTGGGTTTCTGGCCCCTGTGTTTGGAGTCTTGCTCGGCTGGTTGATGCTGGGCGAAGATTTGTCGGTTTGGATTATTGCAGCACTCATCTTGGTGAGCATTGGGATTGTTTTGATCAACCGCAAACCTAAGGAAAGCGCCGCAAGCTGA
- a CDS encoding nucleoside hydrolase has protein sequence MTETRKIIIDTDPGQDDAVAILLALASPELDVLGITVVAGNVPLPLTELNTRKIVELSGHTDVPIFAGCVEPMDRKLVTAEHVHGRTGLDGPTLPDPEIQLQPDHAVDYLIETLRNTSDVTLCPLGPLTNIATALTRAPDIAKNIREIVLMGGGYFEGGNITPSAEFNIYVDPTAADIVFRSGLPITVLPLDVTHQALVLPARVEAFRNLPNRCGPAVAELTDFFERYDKEKYGSEGAPLHDPTVIAYLLDPTLFESRHINVTIETQSDLTLGATVADWWRVTDRPHNATWVRNIDADGFFKLLTDRIATLP, from the coding sequence ATGACCGAAACACGCAAAATCATCATCGACACAGACCCAGGCCAAGACGATGCCGTGGCCATTCTACTCGCCCTCGCCTCGCCTGAACTGGATGTGCTTGGCATTACTGTGGTGGCCGGCAACGTGCCTTTGCCGCTGACTGAACTCAACACCCGCAAAATTGTTGAACTGTCGGGTCACACAGACGTTCCCATCTTTGCAGGCTGCGTCGAGCCGATGGACCGCAAATTGGTCACAGCAGAACATGTACATGGCCGCACGGGCCTGGATGGGCCAACCCTGCCCGACCCTGAAATCCAGCTGCAACCAGATCACGCCGTTGATTACCTCATCGAAACCCTGCGCAACACGTCCGATGTCACACTTTGCCCGCTTGGCCCGCTCACCAATATCGCAACGGCCCTGACGCGTGCGCCTGACATTGCCAAAAACATTCGTGAAATCGTGCTCATGGGCGGTGGCTATTTCGAAGGCGGCAACATCACACCTTCCGCCGAATTCAACATCTATGTCGATCCAACCGCCGCAGATATCGTCTTCCGCTCAGGCCTTCCCATCACGGTCCTCCCCCTTGATGTCACACACCAAGCCCTCGTGTTGCCCGCCCGTGTCGAAGCTTTTCGAAATTTGCCAAACCGATGCGGCCCCGCCGTGGCCGAACTCACCGATTTCTTCGAACGCTACGACAAAGAAAAATACGGCTCCGAAGGTGCGCCACTGCACGATCCAACCGTCATCGCTTACCTACTGGACCCAACCCTGTTTGAAAGCCGCCACATCAACGTCACCATCGAAACCCAATCCGACCTCACCCTTGGGGCGACCGTGGCGGATTGGTGGCGTGTCACTGACCGCCCTCATAACGCCACATGGGTGCGCAACATAGATGCTGATGGTTTCTTCAAACTGCTGACAGACCGCATCGCGACCCTGCCTTAA
- a CDS encoding sulfite exporter TauE/SafE family protein, producing MTQKEMVSALIVNLAVCGKTRYALPMTDTILIAVAAFAAGILNTIAGGGSFLTFPALVFTGVPPVAANATSAVAVFPGYLAGAVGFKDELAAFDRKQALRLSGITLAGGLVGALLLVVSSDGAFNFVVPFLLLAATLVFLFGDQIRDYAAAKSRSFVPFGAVGLFFVSLYGGYFNGGLGIVLLALFSLWGMANIHEMNGLKNGLSFVLSAISVAAFAVSGLVEWPQAIVMMVAATVGGYAGAPVARVLSKNVVRWIVIVVGFGMSAIFFARLFV from the coding sequence ATGACACAAAAGGAGATGGTTTCTGCGTTGATTGTGAATCTGGCCGTTTGTGGGAAAACCCGTTATGCCTTGCCTATGACAGATACTATTTTGATTGCTGTGGCGGCGTTTGCTGCCGGAATTTTGAACACAATTGCGGGGGGTGGATCGTTTTTAACCTTTCCTGCGTTGGTGTTTACGGGCGTGCCCCCCGTGGCGGCAAATGCCACAAGCGCAGTTGCGGTGTTTCCTGGCTATTTGGCGGGGGCGGTTGGGTTCAAAGATGAACTGGCGGCGTTTGATCGCAAACAAGCGCTGCGCCTGTCGGGGATTACACTGGCCGGTGGGTTGGTTGGGGCGCTGTTGTTGGTGGTTTCGAGCGATGGAGCGTTCAATTTTGTGGTGCCGTTTTTGCTGTTGGCGGCCACGTTGGTGTTTCTGTTTGGGGACCAGATACGGGACTATGCGGCGGCGAAATCCCGTTCTTTTGTGCCCTTTGGGGCGGTGGGTCTGTTTTTCGTGAGCCTGTATGGAGGGTATTTTAACGGAGGGTTGGGGATTGTGTTGCTGGCGCTGTTTTCCCTGTGGGGGATGGCGAACATTCACGAGATGAACGGGTTGAAAAACGGATTGTCGTTTGTGCTATCGGCGATTTCGGTGGCGGCTTTTGCGGTGAGTGGTTTGGTGGAATGGCCCCAAGCGATTGTGATGATGGTGGCGGCGACTGTGGGCGGATATGCCGGCGCGCCTGTGGCGCGGGTGCTGTCAAAAAATGTGGTGCGCTGGATCGTGATTGTCGTCGGCTTTGGCATGAGCGCCATCTTTTTCGCGAGGTTATTTGTATGA
- a CDS encoding VOC family protein, producing MNQALAHTALVVRDYGEAIAFYVDVLGFDLIADEYQAEQDKRWVVVRPKGDGQAGLVLARASDDHQAKWIGDQAGGRVFLFLRTDDFWRDYKLYCDRGVEFVRDPVVQPYGTVAVFKDLYGTLWDLVEFAG from the coding sequence ATGAATCAGGCGTTGGCCCACACTGCTTTGGTTGTGCGCGACTATGGCGAGGCGATTGCCTTTTATGTGGATGTGCTGGGGTTTGATCTGATTGCGGATGAGTATCAGGCCGAGCAGGACAAACGCTGGGTCGTGGTGCGGCCCAAAGGGGATGGGCAGGCGGGGCTGGTGTTGGCGCGGGCATCCGATGACCACCAGGCCAAATGGATCGGGGATCAGGCCGGGGGGCGTGTGTTTTTGTTTCTGCGCACGGATGATTTTTGGCGGGATTATAAGCTTTATTGTGATCGCGGCGTGGAATTTGTGCGTGATCCTGTGGTGCAGCCCTATGGGACGGTAGCGGTTTTCAAGGATTTGTACGGCACGCTTTGGGATTTGGTTGAGTTTGCGGGCTGA
- a CDS encoding VOC family protein has translation MVVKRIVVDVATADVAGLRDFYAEVFDLDVAMDFGWIATLKGGVAAPVQISVASEGGSGTPVPDLSIEVDDLDEVLEKVKARGMPLEYGPVDEPWGVRRFFMRDPAGVLLNVLVHL, from the coding sequence ATGGTTGTGAAGCGGATTGTAGTGGATGTTGCCACGGCGGATGTGGCGGGGCTGCGCGACTTTTATGCTGAGGTGTTTGATCTGGATGTGGCGATGGATTTTGGCTGGATCGCGACCTTGAAAGGCGGAGTGGCTGCGCCGGTGCAGATCAGTGTGGCATCTGAGGGGGGATCGGGGACGCCTGTGCCTGATCTGTCGATTGAGGTGGATGATTTGGATGAGGTTTTAGAAAAGGTCAAAGCGCGTGGGATGCCGTTGGAATATGGGCCAGTGGATGAACCTTGGGGCGTGCGGCGGTTTTTTATGCGCGATCCTGCGGGGGTGTTGTTGAATGTGTTGGTGCATTTGTAG